A single window of Candidatus Oleimmundimicrobium sp. DNA harbors:
- a CDS encoding abortive infection family protein has product MSDGFVEPKENDNIDCHLQQVGMGTLICRAARQTGDKTTNEVNPTMCFNCSAGQIFREVGCDAALPKVRIHPYIGGASFNVESLFCKIRKRETDLDFCRTCGLVTAETTRQIISTARGLFEAQGFYSAYKDIEKAREAIRDGNFENAVTRSIACLESTMRICHEKLGKSLPRSKQVTDLWKSTRGILNFDKLDSSGATLTLMNTLSGVVAHLGGLRNILGDAHGKGEFPPDVSENIAELAINTASTLSTTIIRRFNQTKGAVVK; this is encoded by the coding sequence ATGTCAGATGGATTTGTAGAACCGAAAGAAAATGACAATATAGATTGTCATTTACAACAAGTTGGGATGGGCACGCTAATATGTCGAGCAGCACGACAAACTGGCGATAAGACTACAAACGAGGTCAATCCGACCATGTGTTTCAATTGCTCTGCTGGACAGATTTTCAGAGAGGTTGGCTGCGACGCGGCCCTTCCAAAGGTGCGCATCCATCCCTACATAGGGGGTGCATCTTTCAATGTTGAATCTCTTTTTTGCAAGATTCGAAAAAGAGAAACCGATTTAGATTTTTGCCGTACTTGTGGTTTAGTTACAGCAGAAACAACGAGGCAAATTATTTCTACAGCCAGAGGATTGTTTGAAGCTCAAGGTTTTTATTCTGCTTATAAGGATATTGAAAAAGCTCGGGAAGCAATCCGGGATGGTAATTTCGAAAATGCAGTTACTCGAAGTATCGCATGTCTTGAGAGCACCATGCGCATTTGTCATGAAAAATTGGGGAAGTCCTTACCTAGAAGCAAACAGGTCACTGACCTTTGGAAATCAACACGTGGTATTCTAAATTTTGACAAACTCGATTCCTCGGGAGCCACCCTAACCTTAATGAACACTTTATCAGGTGTTGTAGCTCATTTGGGTGGATTAAGGAATATATTGGGAGATGCTCACGGAAAAGGCGAGTTTCCGCCTGATGTCTCAGAGAATATAGCAGAACTTGCTATAAACACTGCCTCAACTCTCTCAACAACAATTATTCGACGCTTTAACCAGACAAAAGGAGCGGTTGTCAAATGA